Proteins encoded in a region of the Excalfactoria chinensis isolate bCotChi1 chromosome 16, bCotChi1.hap2, whole genome shotgun sequence genome:
- the FOXN4 gene encoding forkhead box protein N4 has translation MIESDLPSMMSGLIRSSGHSQHAAQEYRLLASDPSQLSEDDLPSDLQSLSWLTSVDVPRLQQMASGRMDFGLGAQNAMLQQTGPVASNIHSTGSPGAMIHVQASLPQGVLGLNSISSHGTNMSQYSVGGQPSPSLQTQQQLFPPHPQQVFAIAQSTQQCNPAAIYNTSYGTQPHYPQPRLAPHSAQELHPKHYPKPIYSYSCLIAMALKNSKTGSLPVSEIYSFMKEHFPYFKTAPDGWKNSVRHNLSLNKCFEKVENKMSGTSRKGCLWALNPAKIDKMEEEMQKWKRKDLAAIHRSMANPEELDKLITDRPENCRRSSKQAEPEIPTLNHMAAAQGRISISQLQPQPIMTLSLQSVPLHHQIQTQARIAPDSPAPAQTPPLHTLPDISHSPLPHHPMGRAPPDFLNMTTDMNTEVDTLDPSIMDFALQGNIWEEMKDDSFSLDTLGAFSNSPLHLSDCDLGTPGLTPISSGSDHSLSDFQVTGLYTTYTPVDNVAAAQYMNPQGNKPIALL, from the exons ATGATAGAGAGCGATCTCCCATCCATGATGTCAGGACTCATCCGGAGCTCAGGGCACAGCCAGCATGCTGCCCAGGAGTACAG GCTCTTAGCTTCCGACCCCTCCCAGCTGAGTGAAGATGACCTCCCCAGTGACTTGCAGTCCTTGTCGTGGCTGACATCTGTTGATGTTCCTCGGTTACAACAGATGGCCAGTGGAAGAATGGATTTTGGCCTTGGTGCCCAGAATGCAATGCTACAACAGACAG GTCCTGTAGCAAGCAACATTCACTCCACAGGATCACCTGGAGCAATGATTCATGTCCAGGCCAGCCTGCCACAGGGAGTCCTGGGACTGAATTCTATTTCATCACATGGAACAAAC ATGAGCCAGTACTCTGTAGGTGGCCAGCCTTCTCCTAGTTTACAgactcagcagcagctcttccctcctcATCCACAGCAAGTGTTTGCCATAGCCCAGAGTACACAACAG TGCAACCCAGCAGCTATCTACAACACATCGTATGGCACCCAGCCACATTATCCTCAGCCACGCCTGGCTCCTCACTCTGCCCAAGAACTGCATCCAAAGCACTACCCCAAGCCCATCTATTCATACAG TTGCTTAATTGCAATGGCactgaagaacagcaaaacaggCAGTCTCCCCGTGAGTGAGATCTACAGCTTCATGAAGGAGCACTTTCCCTACTTCAAG ACAGCCCCTGATGGCTGGAAAAACTCCGTGCGTCATAACCTGTCCCTGAATAAGTGTTTTGAGAAGGTGGAGAACAAGATGAGTGGCACCTCTCGCAAGGGATGCCTGTGGGCTCTCAATCCTGCCAAGATTGACAAAATGGAAGAGGAGATGCAGAAGTGGAAGCGGAAGGACTTAGCTGCCATTCACAGGAGCATGGCTAACCCAG AGGAGCTGGACAAGCTGATTACTGACAGACCTGAGAACTGCAGGCGCTCCAGTAAACAGGCAGAACCCGAGATCCCGACCCTGAACCACATGGCAGCAGCCCAAGGCCGAATCTCCATCtctcagctgcagccccagccgATCATGACGCTCTCGCTGCAGTCTGTCCCTCTGCATCACCAGATCCAGACCCAGGCTCGCATCGCACCAGACTCCCCAGCACCTGCACAGACACCTCCTCTCCACACTCTGCCTGACATCAGCCACAGCCCTCTGCCCCACCACCCCATGGGCCGTGCCCCTCCTGACTTCCTGAACATGACCACAGACATGAACACAGAGGTGGATACTCTGGACCCAAGCATTATGGATTTTGCATTGCAAG GTAACATATGGGAGGAAATGAAAGATGACAGCTTCAGCCTTGACACCCTGGGTGCCTTCAGCAACTCACCCCTGCACCTCTCGGACTGTGACCTGGGCACTCCCGGCCTCACCCCCATCTCCAGTGGCAGCGATCACTCCCTGTCAGACTTTCAGGTCACAGGCCTTTATACCACTTACACCCCCGTGGACAACGTAGCAGCAGCTCAGTACATGAACCCTCAAGGCAACAAGCCCATCGCTCTGCTCTGA